In Streptomyces sp. ML-6, the genomic stretch CAGGGTGAGCAGGGGACCTCGACGGGACTTCATCGGCGCTCTCCCATCAGGCGGACCTGCAGGATGCCGAGCACGGACACGATCAGCGCGAGGGCGTAGGCGATGGCCGACGCGTAGCCGAAGTCGAAGTACTTGAAGCCGTTGTTGTACAGGTACATGGTGACCGTCAGGGTGGCGTTGTCGGGGCCGCCGCCGGTGAGGACGTACGGCTCGTCGAAGAGCTGCAGGGTGCCGATGGTGGAGAGCACCACGGTGAGCAGCAGGATCGGCCGCAGCTGGGGCAGGGTGATGGAGAAGAAGCGGCGGATCGGCCCCGCCCCGTCGACCATCGCGGCCTCGTACAGCTCCTTGGGGATGCCCTGCAGGCCTGCGAGGTACATCACCGCGTTGTAGCCGGTGTAGTGCCAGGTGATGACGAGGACGACGCCCACGCGGGCCCAGCCGGGGCTGCCGAGCCAGTTCACCCGGTCGACGCCGAACAGGGAGAGGACCCAGTTCAGCAGCCCGGCGTCACGGTTGAGGATCACGGAGAACATCACGCCCGCGGCGACCAGGCCGGTCAGCGAGGGGACGAAGACACCCAGCCGCCACAGCGGGCGCAGCCATACCTTGGCGGAGTTGAGCGCGAGGGCGACGAGCAGGGCCAGGCACAGCATCAGCGGCACCTGGACGACCAGGATCAGTGCGGTGTTCTTCAGCGCGGTCCAGAACAGCGGATCGTTCAGCAGGCGCCGGTAGTTGGCGAGTCCGGCGAAGCTCCGGTCGGTGCCGCTGCCGGTGGTGAGGCTGATCCACAGCGAGGAGACGATGGGATACGCCTTGAAGATCGCGAAGCCCAGGACGGCGGGCATGATCAGCAGGTACGGAACGGAGCCGCGGGTCAGCAGCGCGCGTCGGCGCGGGCGGGCGCGGCCGGCGTGCGCGGAGGCGCCGCGTCCGGCCGACTTCTCGGTGACGGAAGCCCGTTCGGGCAGGACGGAGGACATGGTGGTCAGGCCGCCAGCTGCCGACCGGTCTGCTGGGCGAGCCGTTCGGCGGCGTCCCTGAGGGCACCGGCCGGGTCGGCGCCCTTGACCAGCACCTGGCTCTGGGCGTCACTGGCGAGCTTGAGGGCGCGGGTGTAGTCGCCGGTGAAGTTGGTGGTCCCGGAGCCGGAGGAGAGCGTGTCGACGAAGGGCTTCAGCACCTTCTGGCCGCCGTAGTAGGGGTGGGGCGCGCTGAACATCGGGTCGTCGTACGCCGAGCCGAGGGCGGGAAAGACACCGCCGGACTTGAACATCCGGTTGATCTCGGCGGGCTTGGTGAGCGCGTGCTCGATGAACCGCCAGGCGGCCTTGCGGCGCTTGCTCGACTCGGAGACGGCCAGGTAGGTGGAGTTGACGATGACGCTGCGCCCTCCCCCGGGAACGGCGGCGGGCGGCTGCATGACGCGCCACTTCCCCTTCTGGTCGGGGAACTTGGTGGCCAGGTACTCGACGGCCCAGGCGGGGTCGGGGGAGGTGGCCAGCTTGCCCTGGCTCATCAGGCGTTTCCGGGTGCCCTGGCCCGCGGTGTCGGCGAGCAGGCCGTCGTCGTTGAGCCGCTTGATGATGGTGAGGGCCTGGACGGCCTCCTTGGAACCGAGCGTGATCCTGCCCTTCTGGTCGAAGTAGAAGGCGTCCTGGAGCTGCATCAGGTTCTGGAAGAAGTCCATGTCCGGCGTGGTGCCGGGCTTGTCGAGCCCGAGCAGCTGGGCGCCGGTGGCGGCGCGGATCTTCGGTCCGGCGGCGATCAGGTCGTCCCAGCTACTGATGTCCGCGGGGTCGACGCCGGCCTTCTCGAAGTAGTCCTTCCGGTAGAACAGGCCGAGCGGGTTGACCTCCCACGGGAGGGCGTGGGCGGCCTTGTCCTTGCCTATGACGGTCGGCCACAGCCCCTGGGCGAACTCGCTCCGGTACCGGTCGGCCCCGAACCGGGACAGGTTGGTGAGCCCGTCGGGGAACTTCTCCAGGTAGCCGGGCAGGTAGTCGACGCCGATGTGCAGGACGTCGGCGAGCCCCTTGCCGTCCGACGCGAGGCCGACCGTGATCTTGTCCCAGATGGCCGGGTTGCCGACGTCCTGGACGTCCACCGTGATGCCGGGGTTGTCCCGCTCGAAGGAGGGCACGACACCGCGCAGGGCCTCGGCCGCGGTGGTCCAGCTCCAGACGGTGATCCGGCCCTTGTCGCCGTCGGCGCCGCTGCCGCCGCCAGATCCGTCGGTGCCGCAGGCGGTCAGGCCGAGTCCGGCGGCGGAGGCGGTGGCGAGCTGGAGCAGTCTGCGGCGGCTCAGTCGGTGGGACATGTCGGCTCCTGGGCGTAGTGGGTGGTGGGGTGGGTGAGGGTGCGCAACGCCTCGGCGAGCAGGTCGGCCGCGGCGTCCGGGGTGGAGGTGTGGGGGGACAGCCGTATCCACTCGTCGCGCCGGGTGGTGATCAGGCCGGCCGCTTCGAGGGTCCGGTGGACGGTGACGGGGTCGTGGCCGGGCAGGCGGAAGGTGCCGATGCCAGCGCGTTCGTGGGGGGCGAGCCCGTCCAGCAGGACCTCGGCCCCGGCCTGTCGTGCCCGGTCGAGCAGGTGGGCGAGGGTGGCGCGGATACGGGCCCCGCCGACGACCGGGCCGCCCCGGTCGAGCAGGGCGTCGATGGCCGCGCCGAGGGCGGCGGCGGCCGGGAAGTCCGGGTTGGTGGCGAGGTGGGCGGCGGCCCCGGGCAGCGGCTCCGCCGGGTGCCGGGGCGCGAAGGGGTCCGCGACGCCGGCCCAGCCGCCGAGCCCGGGTACCAGCCGCTCGGCGCACCGGTCGCGGATCAGCAGCAGCGCGGCTCCCCAGCCGGCCCGCAGCCACTTCTGCCCGCCGCTGACGAGGACGTCGGCGGCGTCCGCCTCGAGCGGGACGGCACCCAGGCCCTGGATGGCGTCGACGATCAGCAGCCGGTCGGGCCCGAGGACCTCCTTGAGCGCGGCGAGCGGTGCCAGATGGCCGGTGAGCGAGTCCACGGCGCTGACGGCGAGGGCGGTGACGTCGGGGGTGAGGTGGCGGCGCAGCAGGTCGGGAGTGATGTGCCGCTGCCCGTCCGGTTCGACGAGGCGGACCGCGGGACCGCCGCGGGTGGCGAAGCGCAGCCAGGGATAGAGGTTGGCGGGGAACTCGTCGCGGGGCACCAGGATCGTGCCGGGGCCGTGCAGCGCGGCGGCCACGGTGAACAGGCCGTTGCTGGTGGACGGGGCGAGGGCGATCTCGTGCCGCCGGGCGCGGAGCAGCCGGGCCGCCGAGGTCCGGGCGGCGTCGCCGAGGGCGAACAACCGGTCGAGGTCGGCGGGGTCCACACGGGCGGCGAGCTCGGCCGTCGCGGCCAGCGCCGCGGTGGCCGGACGGGAGACCGGGCCGACCCTCGCGTAGTCGAGATAACCCACCGCCGGGCCGTGGAAGGAGCCCCGGTCCGGGGCGCCGGGATCGGATGCGCGGCCAATTTGATCGTTCAAAACTATGCCCTCACGGCCCTTGTTTCATGACGTTCGGTGGATTTGAAGGTTCACATTAGGGAGACCGGATCACCTCGACAAGAGGTTCGCCCCAACTGTTTTCCGGCCCGCCGGCCAGCAGCCCGCAGGCCCCGGCCCGTCAGCCCGCAGCCCCGCCGCTCACCGACCCACTGGCCTCACCGACCCCACAGCACACCCGCACCCGCACCCGCACCCCGGAATCACCCCAGAGCTCACCACGGAAACCACCACGAACGCGGCCGGGGGCCGCCATGGCACTTTTGTGCCACGACGGCCCCCGGAGGATCCGTTCCCCTGCCGCTTCGGCCCGACCCGGCCCGCGCCAGGCCGAGTCCGCCCCGGCCCGGCTCAGCGCCGCGTCAGCCGCTGCGCGACCTCCGTCGCCCAGTACGTCAGGATCATCTGCGCACCCGCGCGCCGGATGCCCGTCAGGCTCTCCATGATCGCCGCGTCCCGGTCGATCCAGCCCTTCTCGGCTGCGGCCTCGATCATCGCGTACTCACCACTGATCTGGTACGCCGCGACCGGCACGTCCACCGACTCGGCGACCTTCGCCAGGACGTCGAGGTACGGACCGGCCGGCTTGACCATGACCATGTCGGCGCCCTCCGCCAGGTCGAGCGCCAGCTCCCGCATCGATTCACGGGCGTTCGCCGGGTCCTGCTGGTACGTCTTGCGGTCGCCCCGGAGCGAGGAGCCCACGGCCTCGCGGAACGGCCCGTAGAACGCCGAGGAGTACTTCACGGTGTACGCGAGGATCGACACGTCCTCGTGGCCCGTCTGGTCCAGCGCGTCCCGGATGACCCCGACCTGACCGTCCATCATCCCGCTCGGGCCCACCACGTGGGCGCCCGCGTCGGCCTGGACCTGGGCCATCTCGGCGTACCGCTCCAGCGTCGCGTCGTTGTCGACCCGGCCGTCCTCGGTCAGCACGCCGCAGTGGCCGTGGTCGGTGTACTCGTCCAGGCACAGGTCCGACATGATGACGAGGTCGTCGCCGACCTCCTCGCGCACCGCCCGCAGCGCCACCTGGAGGATGCCGTCCGGGTCCGTGCCCGCCGTGCCCCGGCCGTCCTTCTTCTCGTCCTCCGGAACACCGAACAGCATGATCCCGGAAACCCCCGCCGACACCGCGTCCACCGCGGCCTTCCGCAGGGTGTCCAGGGTGTGCTGCTGCACGCCGGGCATGGCCGAGATCGCGACCGGGGCGTCGACGCCCTCGCGCACGAACGCGGGCAGGATCAGGTTCGCCGCGTCGAGCCGTGTCTCGGCGACCATCCGACGCATCGTCGGGGTCGTCCGCAGCCGCCGGGGGCGGGAGCCGGGGAAGTTTCCGTACACAGTCATGCTTCGAGACTAGACCCGTACACATCACCGTCTTGCCGACACAGGTGCCGGAAAAACCCCGCAGAACGGGCAGGGGCCCGGCCGGCACCCGGAACCGCCCACGCCACGCCCCCGCGCCGACCACCGTCCGGAACCCACCAGACACGGCCGAGGGGCCCGGCCGCCGAAGCGACCGGGCCCCTCACACACCTCGACCGGGCGGATCAGGTCGTCGTACGACGACGCCGCGCCCCCGGCCGCCGCTCGCTCGGCCGGGTCACCGGGTCACCGGCCTCCCTCGCCGCGTCCCGGCGCCGCGCGCCGAACTCGGCCAGCGCCTCGGCCAGCTTGTGCACCGACGGCTCCGGCGACAGCACGTCCACGCGCAGCCCGTGCTCCTCGGCGGTCTTCGCCGTCGCCGGGCCGATGCACGCGATGACCGTCACGTTGTGCGGCTTGCCCGCGATGCCGACCAGGTTCCGCACGGTGGACGACGAGGTGAACAGCACCGCGTCGAAACCGCCGCCCTTGATCGCCTCGCGCGTCTCGGCCGGCGGCGGCGAGGCGCGGACCGTGCGGTACGCGGTGACGTCGTCGACCTCCCAGCCCAGCTCGATCAGCCCCGCCACCAGCGTCTCGGTGGCGATGTCGGCCCGCGGCAGGAACACCCGGTCGATCGGGTCGAAGACCGGGTCGTACGGCGGCCAGTCCTCCAGCAGACCGGCGGCCGACTGCTCCCCGGAGGGCACCAGGTCCGGCTTCACACCGAAGTCGACCAGCGCGGCCGCGGTCTGCTCGCCCACCGCCGCGACCTTGATCCCGGCGAAGGCACGGGCGTCGAGCCCGTACTCCTCGAACTTCTCCCGGACCGCCTTCACGGCATTGACGCTGGTGAAGGCGATCCACTCGTAGCGCCCCGTGACCAGGCCCTTGACGGCGCGCTCCATCTGCTGGGGCGTACGGGGCGGCTCGACTGCGATCGTCGGGACCTCGTGCGGCACGGCGCCGTAGGAACGGAGCTGGTCGGAGAGGGACGCCGCCTGCTCCTTCGTGCGCGGGACGAGCACCTTCCAGCCGAACAGCGGCTTGGACTCGAACCACGCGAGCTGGTCGCGCTGGGCGGCGGAGCTGCGCTCACCGACCACGGCTATGACGGGCTGGTGCCCCTCCGGCGACGGGAGGACCTTCGCCTGCTTCAGGACCTGGGCGATCGTCCCGAGGGTCGCCGTCCAGGTGCGCTGCCGGGTCGTCGTGCCGGCCACCGTCACCGTCAGCGAGGTGTCGGGCTTGCGGCCCGCCGCGACCAGCTCCCCGGCGGCCGCGGCCACCGAGTCGAGCGTCGTCGAGACCACGGCCGTCGCGTCGCTCGCGCCGACCTCGCTCCAGCAGCGGTCGGAGGCGGTACGGGCGTCCACGAACCGGACGTCCGTACCCTGCTCGTCCCGCAGCGGCACACCGGCGTACGCGGGCACGCCGACGGCGCTCGCGACCCCCGGCACCACCTCGAAGGGGATCCCGGCCGCGGCGCAGGCGAGCATCTCGGCACCGGCGTTCCCGTCCAGCCCGGGGTCGCCCAGGACCGCACGGACCACCCGCCTGCCGCCCTTCGCTGCCTCCATGACAAGATTGGCCGCATCCCTGAGAACGGGAACTCCGGCGGCTGCTGACTGCGCGTCAACAACCGTCAGCTCAGGGGTGCTCACGCCTGCCCGCGCATGGCAGCGAACAACGCCGAGAACGTCCGGCTCGGCGACAAGGACGTCCGCGCTCGCAAGCGCCTCGACGGCGCGCAGGGTCAGCAGTCCCGGGTCGCCGGGACCGGCACCGAGGAAGGTGACGTGCCCTTGGGCGGACAGGGCCGGAAAGTCGGTTGCGGCGGGGCCGGTGGGGCTCAAAGTGCTCGCTCCCCCATAAGACCGGCCGCCCCCTTGGCGAGCATCTCGGTCGCGAGCTCGCGACCGAGGGCCGCCGCGTCGTCCTGCGACGTGGGAACGGGACCGGTGGTGGACAGCTGCACCAGCGAGGAACCGTCGGGAGTCCCGACGACACCGCGCAGGCGCAGTTCGTTGACAGCCTGTCCGTCGACCAGGAGGTCGGCCAGCGCACCCACGGGTGCGGAACAACCGGCCTCCAGGGCGGCGAGCAGGGCACGCTCGGCGGTCACGGCGGCCCGGGTGTACGGGT encodes the following:
- a CDS encoding extracellular solute-binding protein, whose amino-acid sequence is MSHRLSRRRLLQLATASAAGLGLTACGTDGSGGGSGADGDKGRITVWSWTTAAEALRGVVPSFERDNPGITVDVQDVGNPAIWDKITVGLASDGKGLADVLHIGVDYLPGYLEKFPDGLTNLSRFGADRYRSEFAQGLWPTVIGKDKAAHALPWEVNPLGLFYRKDYFEKAGVDPADISSWDDLIAAGPKIRAATGAQLLGLDKPGTTPDMDFFQNLMQLQDAFYFDQKGRITLGSKEAVQALTIIKRLNDDGLLADTAGQGTRKRLMSQGKLATSPDPAWAVEYLATKFPDQKGKWRVMQPPAAVPGGGRSVIVNSTYLAVSESSKRRKAAWRFIEHALTKPAEINRMFKSGGVFPALGSAYDDPMFSAPHPYYGGQKVLKPFVDTLSSGSGTTNFTGDYTRALKLASDAQSQVLVKGADPAGALRDAAERLAQQTGRQLAA
- the hemB gene encoding porphobilinogen synthase, which codes for MTVYGNFPGSRPRRLRTTPTMRRMVAETRLDAANLILPAFVREGVDAPVAISAMPGVQQHTLDTLRKAAVDAVSAGVSGIMLFGVPEDEKKDGRGTAGTDPDGILQVALRAVREEVGDDLVIMSDLCLDEYTDHGHCGVLTEDGRVDNDATLERYAEMAQVQADAGAHVVGPSGMMDGQVGVIRDALDQTGHEDVSILAYTVKYSSAFYGPFREAVGSSLRGDRKTYQQDPANARESMRELALDLAEGADMVMVKPAGPYLDVLAKVAESVDVPVAAYQISGEYAMIEAAAEKGWIDRDAAIMESLTGIRRAGAQMILTYWATEVAQRLTRR
- a CDS encoding aminotransferase class V-fold PLP-dependent enzyme; translated protein: MNDQIGRASDPGAPDRGSFHGPAVGYLDYARVGPVSRPATAALAATAELAARVDPADLDRLFALGDAARTSAARLLRARRHEIALAPSTSNGLFTVAAALHGPGTILVPRDEFPANLYPWLRFATRGGPAVRLVEPDGQRHITPDLLRRHLTPDVTALAVSAVDSLTGHLAPLAALKEVLGPDRLLIVDAIQGLGAVPLEADAADVLVSGGQKWLRAGWGAALLLIRDRCAERLVPGLGGWAGVADPFAPRHPAEPLPGAAAHLATNPDFPAAAALGAAIDALLDRGGPVVGGARIRATLAHLLDRARQAGAEVLLDGLAPHERAGIGTFRLPGHDPVTVHRTLEAAGLITTRRDEWIRLSPHTSTPDAAADLLAEALRTLTHPTTHYAQEPTCPTD
- a CDS encoding sugar ABC transporter permease codes for the protein MSSVLPERASVTEKSAGRGASAHAGRARPRRRALLTRGSVPYLLIMPAVLGFAIFKAYPIVSSLWISLTTGSGTDRSFAGLANYRRLLNDPLFWTALKNTALILVVQVPLMLCLALLVALALNSAKVWLRPLWRLGVFVPSLTGLVAAGVMFSVILNRDAGLLNWVLSLFGVDRVNWLGSPGWARVGVVLVITWHYTGYNAVMYLAGLQGIPKELYEAAMVDGAGPIRRFFSITLPQLRPILLLTVVLSTIGTLQLFDEPYVLTGGGPDNATLTVTMYLYNNGFKYFDFGYASAIAYALALIVSVLGILQVRLMGERR
- a CDS encoding uroporphyrinogen-III synthase; protein product: MSPTGPAATDFPALSAQGHVTFLGAGPGDPGLLTLRAVEALASADVLVAEPDVLGVVRCHARAGVSTPELTVVDAQSAAAGVPVLRDAANLVMEAAKGGRRVVRAVLGDPGLDGNAGAEMLACAAAGIPFEVVPGVASAVGVPAYAGVPLRDEQGTDVRFVDARTASDRCWSEVGASDATAVVSTTLDSVAAAAGELVAAGRKPDTSLTVTVAGTTTRQRTWTATLGTIAQVLKQAKVLPSPEGHQPVIAVVGERSSAAQRDQLAWFESKPLFGWKVLVPRTKEQAASLSDQLRSYGAVPHEVPTIAVEPPRTPQQMERAVKGLVTGRYEWIAFTSVNAVKAVREKFEEYGLDARAFAGIKVAAVGEQTAAALVDFGVKPDLVPSGEQSAAGLLEDWPPYDPVFDPIDRVFLPRADIATETLVAGLIELGWEVDDVTAYRTVRASPPPAETREAIKGGGFDAVLFTSSSTVRNLVGIAGKPHNVTVIACIGPATAKTAEEHGLRVDVLSPEPSVHKLAEALAEFGARRRDAAREAGDPVTRPSERRPGARRRRTTT